Proteins from a genomic interval of Treponema succinifaciens DSM 2489:
- a CDS encoding CD1871A family CXXC motif-containing protein produces the protein MKLDEKVRKIIAIISLCLGIGLVIAGVFRGEAETVFNKASRICLECIGIG, from the coding sequence ATGAAATTGGATGAAAAAGTCCGTAAAATCATAGCAATAATCTCCCTCTGTCTTGGAATTGGCCTTGTGATAGCAGGGGTTTTCCGGGGAGAGGCAGAAACTGTTTTCAATAAAGCCAGCAGAATCTGCCTGGAATGTATCGGAATAGGATAG
- a CDS encoding TetR family transcriptional regulator, which translates to MADYIRARSYDQKEERLNQIKKATEELFENFPYTEITLSTIAEKLGWSRANLYKYVTTKEEIILEIASDKMTAYFNSLLSAFPQKNNFSLEVIAEVWAGLVNAHQDYMRYVSYLNPIIETNVTVERLASFKKKYYNFAYLFRDRLSQMLNISAEKSYKIQLDVLFFASSNAVCCYKNPLVKAALDQIGIVPPKMDFYEDMKTFILMRLSWEK; encoded by the coding sequence ATGGCAGATTATATCCGCGCGCGAAGCTACGACCAGAAAGAAGAGCGTCTGAACCAGATAAAAAAAGCAACCGAAGAACTCTTTGAAAATTTTCCTTATACAGAAATCACTCTTTCTACGATTGCAGAAAAACTAGGCTGGTCCCGCGCAAATTTATATAAGTATGTAACAACAAAAGAAGAAATCATCCTTGAAATTGCCTCCGACAAAATGACCGCATACTTCAATTCGCTTCTTTCTGCTTTTCCGCAAAAAAATAATTTCAGCCTTGAAGTAATTGCAGAAGTCTGGGCAGGGCTTGTAAACGCGCACCAGGATTATATGCGATACGTTTCGTATTTAAATCCGATTATTGAAACAAATGTAACAGTCGAACGACTCGCCTCATTCAAAAAAAAATATTATAACTTTGCATATTTATTCCGCGACAGGCTCTCGCAAATGCTTAATATTTCCGCTGAAAAATCCTATAAAATTCAGTTGGATGTGCTTTTTTTTGCATCTTCAAATGCGGTCTGCTGCTATAAGAATCCGCTAGTCAAAGCCGCCCTTGATCAAATCGGCATTGTTCCGCCAAAAATGGACTTTTACGAAGACATGAAAACTTTTATCTTGATGCGGCTAAGCTGGGAAAAATAA
- a CDS encoding Rrf2 family transcriptional regulator, producing MIIRRTLISLKAAGLVNVAAGTGGAELAVKPEDFTLFDIYKASGSMEENIFGFHEQPNPACPVGGNIHNILDSHLADAQKAFEQSLATVKFSDLAAELKKAESAEK from the coding sequence GTGATTATCAGGCGGACGCTCATTTCGCTCAAGGCGGCGGGTCTTGTGAACGTTGCGGCAGGAACAGGCGGAGCTGAGCTTGCGGTAAAGCCGGAGGATTTTACACTTTTTGACATTTACAAGGCTTCGGGCAGCATGGAAGAAAATATTTTTGGTTTTCACGAGCAACCGAATCCCGCGTGCCCTGTTGGCGGAAACATTCACAACATACTCGACTCCCACCTTGCGGACGCGCAGAAAGCGTTTGAACAAAGTCTTGCGACGGTAAAATTTTCCGACCTTGCGGCAGAACTAAAAAAGGCGGAATCTGCGGAGAAATAA
- a CDS encoding (deoxy)nucleoside triphosphate pyrophosphohydrolase, translating into MNNANITKNDCKTQTTPLKQIHVSAAVIFRTVAGGEKLVFATQRGYGEWKDWWEFPGGKIEDGESAEQAVVREIREELATEIRAERKLCTVEYDYPAFHLTMECFLCSIVSGKLTLLEHENAAWLSEEKLKSVKWLPADVEVLENLKELF; encoded by the coding sequence ATGAACAACGCAAATATAACAAAAAACGATTGTAAAACCCAAACTACACCGCTCAAGCAAATCCACGTTTCTGCGGCGGTAATTTTCCGTACTGTGGCTGGCGGCGAAAAGCTGGTTTTTGCGACGCAGCGTGGCTACGGAGAATGGAAGGACTGGTGGGAGTTTCCGGGCGGAAAGATTGAAGATGGAGAAAGCGCGGAACAGGCGGTTGTGCGGGAAATACGCGAGGAGCTTGCGACGGAAATCCGGGCAGAACGAAAACTCTGCACGGTTGAATACGACTACCCCGCTTTTCATCTGACAATGGAATGTTTTTTGTGCTCAATTGTTTCCGGGAAGCTTACTCTGCTTGAGCACGAGAACGCGGCATGGCTTTCCGAAGAAAAGCTTAAAAGCGTAAAATGGCTTCCTGCGGATGTGGAAGTTCTAGAAAATCTAAAGGAACTTTTTTAG
- a CDS encoding ECF transporter S component: protein MLFKFDSSNRKRFVFFALSVLAGLLDYLICDFVAWINHLPLFCDTIFIMALSFLAGPWWGVLAGFFYHLIDFILNRTLEPGHLFMLCHFLAALTAGYFKIRFIKKTDTGRAVFVKLIVLSIVLCLVMSVSGGIISYILSFVEAYNQASSQTDFLTFLWENSFRSKILLLIAVRLPVNFADRLICTFAAWGIFRGGERILYISGKL, encoded by the coding sequence ATGCTTTTCAAGTTTGACTCGTCAAATCGAAAGAGATTTGTATTTTTTGCTTTAAGCGTTCTTGCCGGTCTTTTAGATTACCTTATCTGCGACTTTGTGGCCTGGATAAACCATCTGCCTCTTTTCTGTGACACGATTTTTATCATGGCGCTCAGTTTTCTTGCAGGTCCATGGTGGGGAGTGCTTGCCGGATTCTTCTATCACCTGATTGACTTTATTTTGAACAGGACGCTCGAACCCGGACATCTGTTTATGCTCTGTCATTTTCTTGCGGCTCTTACAGCAGGATATTTTAAAATCCGGTTCATAAAAAAGACTGACACGGGCCGTGCGGTTTTTGTAAAACTGATTGTTCTCAGCATTGTGCTGTGCCTTGTCATGAGCGTTTCGGGCGGAATCATAAGCTACATTCTGAGTTTTGTGGAAGCGTACAACCAGGCAAGCAGCCAGACTGATTTTCTTACGTTTCTGTGGGAAAACAGCTTCCGTTCAAAGATTCTGCTTCTGATAGCCGTGCGCCTTCCTGTAAACTTTGCGGACCGGCTCATCTGCACATTCGCCGCCTGGGGCATTTTTCGGGGCGGAGAAAGGATTCTGTATATTTCTGGAAAATTATAG
- a CDS encoding CAP domain-containing protein, with protein sequence MLESLLISLFSFGFLVSCDSLSCDSVSWAEENSEYINSITSEEFQSVKEQKLADEACVPTNGFYSCGFYDKKILDAINKYIKQRRPDSIMYYDSGLHEICKTHSKKMANKKQIFNINVKKISAGYKFVAQNVAFSKIMTMDDVAADEIVNLWASNSRTRKNLENPDVNWFAVSSVNKSGANNVSDGCYYTLILAKK encoded by the coding sequence TTGCTGGAATCCTTGTTGATTTCTTTGTTTTCCTTTGGATTTTTAGTTTCATGCGATTCGCTTTCATGCGATTCAGTTTCATGGGCAGAGGAAAACTCTGAATATATAAATTCAATAACATCAGAAGAATTTCAGTCCGTGAAGGAACAAAAGCTTGCGGATGAAGCCTGTGTTCCGACAAACGGTTTCTATAGTTGCGGTTTTTATGATAAGAAAATTCTGGATGCAATCAATAAATACATAAAACAAAGACGCCCGGATTCTATCATGTACTATGATTCGGGCTTGCATGAAATCTGCAAAACTCATTCAAAAAAAATGGCAAATAAAAAGCAGATTTTTAATATAAATGTGAAAAAAATATCTGCTGGCTATAAATTCGTTGCTCAAAATGTTGCTTTTAGCAAGATTATGACTATGGATGATGTTGCAGCCGATGAAATTGTAAATCTTTGGGCTTCAAATTCCCGAACCAGAAAAAATCTTGAAAATCCAGATGTGAATTGGTTTGCTGTCAGTAGTGTAAATAAGTCTGGAGCAAATAATGTCAGCGACGGTTGTTATTACACTTTGATTCTTGCAAAAAAATGA
- a CDS encoding LuxR C-terminal-related transcriptional regulator yields the protein MRKSIILVDDHALLLNGIKNWIENHSDYKVEFQASNVEECKEIQNQFEKGSIKADDFLAFVDISFKSSDSQMENSGFGIIKEFSALGIPCIAYSSHDSGGFIEHATSSAVGAKGFVSKTADESILLAAINSVANGGIYIQAELVTGLLEVRDITQTFTKKEKLVADTLTIHNTNAEVAAALGIAEKTVVNYLTILYDKAGVENKLKFLEKMGRL from the coding sequence ATGAGAAAAAGCATAATTCTTGTTGATGATCACGCGCTTTTACTGAACGGAATTAAAAACTGGATAGAAAATCATTCGGATTATAAGGTGGAATTTCAGGCAAGTAACGTCGAAGAATGTAAGGAAATCCAGAATCAGTTTGAGAAAGGAAGTATTAAGGCTGATGATTTTCTTGCGTTCGTAGATATTTCCTTTAAGTCTTCCGATTCGCAGATGGAAAACTCCGGTTTTGGCATCATCAAAGAATTTTCAGCTCTGGGGATTCCCTGCATTGCCTATTCCAGCCACGACTCCGGCGGCTTTATTGAACACGCAACAAGCTCTGCCGTGGGGGCAAAAGGCTTTGTTTCAAAAACGGCAGATGAATCCATTCTGCTAGCAGCAATCAATTCGGTGGCAAATGGCGGAATTTATATTCAGGCTGAGCTTGTAACCGGGCTTCTGGAAGTGCGCGACATCACCCAGACCTTCACTAAAAAGGAAAAGCTCGTCGCCGACACGCTGACTATCCACAACACAAATGCCGAAGTTGCCGCCGCCCTGGGAATTGCGGAAAAAACTGTCGTAAATTATCTGACAATTTTGTATGATAAGGCAGGAGTAGAAAATAAACTCAAGTTTCTTGAAAAAATGGGAAGATTATGA
- a CDS encoding YoaP domain-containing protein produces MEYIKITKENIDLEHICCAMSGKQSLAKKEWMKNRFEDGLVFYRSKERGKCFIEYIPAENAWIPIEAGGYIYINCLWIAGAMKGHGYSDDLISECIRDAKETEKKGICILSSEGRKKEFLSDSKYLEHKGFAVADTSEPGITLMYLPFDKNAEPPRFKECAKHPKTDENGFVLYYTDQCPFTYYWVPKVQEAAKENNIPLKVIHITDKSSARNAPSPVTTYALFYNGKFITHAIQSDKKFLKLAGETGEIKSFPVV; encoded by the coding sequence ATGGAATATATAAAAATTACAAAAGAAAACATTGACTTGGAGCACATCTGCTGCGCCATGTCTGGAAAACAGAGCCTTGCTAAAAAGGAATGGATGAAAAACCGCTTTGAAGACGGGCTTGTTTTTTACCGGAGCAAGGAGCGCGGCAAGTGTTTTATTGAATATATTCCGGCTGAAAATGCATGGATTCCGATTGAGGCTGGCGGTTACATTTACATCAACTGCCTGTGGATTGCCGGCGCTATGAAAGGACACGGTTATTCTGACGATTTGATTTCGGAATGCATTCGGGACGCAAAGGAAACAGAAAAAAAAGGAATCTGCATACTTTCGTCGGAAGGAAGAAAAAAAGAGTTTCTGTCGGATTCAAAATATCTTGAACACAAGGGATTTGCTGTCGCAGATACTTCCGAGCCGGGAATTACACTTATGTACCTGCCGTTCGACAAGAATGCCGAACCTCCGAGATTCAAAGAATGTGCAAAACACCCAAAAACTGACGAAAACGGCTTTGTTCTTTACTACACAGACCAGTGTCCGTTCACATATTACTGGGTCCCAAAAGTTCAGGAAGCGGCGAAAGAAAACAACATTCCCCTTAAAGTAATCCACATAACAGATAAGTCATCCGCCCGGAACGCCCCTTCCCCGGTTACAACCTACGCCCTTTTCTACAACGGAAAATTCATAACGCACGCAATCCAGTCCGACAAAAAGTTTTTGAAACTTGCGGGGGAAACAGGAGAAATAAAATCTTTTCCGGTGGTTTAG
- a CDS encoding TlpA family protein disulfide reductase, whose protein sequence is MKKLFTVIALLTLSTLLFAQKAGDKISFTATDFKGNPVTSEIFAKNKLTMVNIWGTFCGPCIREMPDLARINEENKAKGIEVIGIVIDILDNKGQVSERVKTTGEKIIKNTGADYTHVIPNIEMFSGILRGVQAVPTTIFVDSNGNQVGNAYLGSRSQKDWQKIIDGILEK, encoded by the coding sequence ATGAAAAAACTCTTTACTGTAATCGCGCTTTTGACTCTTTCAACACTTTTATTTGCACAAAAAGCGGGTGACAAAATTTCATTTACTGCCACAGACTTTAAGGGAAATCCCGTAACAAGCGAAATTTTTGCAAAGAATAAGCTTACGATGGTAAACATCTGGGGTACTTTTTGCGGTCCCTGCATCCGGGAAATGCCTGATCTTGCCCGCATAAACGAAGAGAATAAGGCAAAGGGAATTGAAGTTATAGGAATTGTAATAGATATTCTTGATAACAAGGGCCAGGTCAGTGAACGGGTAAAGACAACAGGCGAGAAAATCATCAAAAATACCGGCGCAGACTATACCCATGTTATTCCGAATATCGAGATGTTCTCCGGTATTCTGCGAGGTGTGCAGGCTGTTCCGACAACGATTTTTGTAGATTCAAACGGAAATCAGGTTGGAAATGCGTATCTTGGTTCACGCAGCCAGAAAGACTGGCAGAAGATTATCGATGGAATTCTGGAAAAATGA
- a CDS encoding sensor histidine kinase: MKKITVFILSVLFSFPTFAHKAQKQAEPLMMEGITQKWMECESAEEAEFKKHLEDFRAEVKNASHSDTVIYYFPEAKVVYENILDGINEGDRQKIAENVRGWEILQKNLARFQLEQVYYSYRILIFVIIIALLASLVFSVMYLLSSKLRKENLAFTARMIKTQEAERERISCELHDTVCQDLGVLQFRLEDEESVSLCKKIASDVRSVCYALTPSDLGEGILEALISLCHVLQKQSGVEIVLSIQDELKNNKAFKTFPKDKSLNIYRIAQEIITNAIKHSEAESISVPVRTVDEKSFKIIVSDDGKGFDLKNALKKKNHFGLKNIQTRAEGLGGGVSFNTEKGAGTQVTVTVPY; this comes from the coding sequence ATGAAAAAAATCACGGTTTTTATTCTGTCTGTTCTATTCAGTTTTCCCACTTTCGCTCATAAGGCTCAGAAGCAGGCTGAACCGCTTATGATGGAAGGGATTACTCAAAAGTGGATGGAATGTGAATCGGCGGAGGAAGCTGAATTCAAAAAACATCTTGAAGATTTTCGTGCCGAAGTGAAAAACGCCTCTCATTCTGATACCGTGATTTATTATTTTCCGGAAGCAAAGGTCGTCTACGAAAACATTCTTGACGGAATCAATGAAGGCGACAGGCAGAAAATTGCGGAAAACGTTCGCGGCTGGGAAATCCTCCAGAAAAATCTTGCAAGGTTTCAGCTTGAGCAAGTCTATTATTCCTACAGGATTTTGATTTTTGTAATCATTATTGCATTGCTCGCATCGCTTGTGTTTTCGGTCATGTATCTTTTGTCATCAAAACTCCGCAAGGAAAATCTTGCCTTTACTGCCCGGATGATAAAAACCCAGGAAGCCGAGCGCGAGCGAATTTCCTGCGAGCTTCATGATACGGTCTGTCAGGATTTGGGTGTGCTCCAGTTCCGCCTTGAAGACGAGGAATCCGTCAGCCTTTGCAAAAAAATCGCTTCCGATGTCCGCAGCGTCTGCTATGCGCTTACTCCGTCTGATTTGGGCGAAGGAATTCTTGAAGCGCTGATTTCCCTGTGCCATGTCCTGCAGAAACAGAGCGGCGTGGAAATTGTCCTGAGCATTCAGGATGAACTCAAAAACAACAAGGCTTTTAAGACTTTTCCGAAAGACAAAAGTCTGAACATTTACCGAATCGCGCAGGAGATTATCACAAATGCAATAAAACATTCGGAAGCAGAAAGTATAAGCGTGCCGGTCAGAACCGTTGATGAAAAAAGTTTCAAGATTATCGTTTCTGATGACGGAAAGGGCTTTGATTTGAAAAACGCGCTCAAAAAGAAAAATCACTTCGGACTGAAAAACATTCAGACCCGCGCGGAAGGGCTCGGCGGCGGAGTCAGCTTCAATACAGAAAAAGGGGCAGGAACGCAGGTGACGGTCACCGTGCCGTATTAA
- a CDS encoding DUF3427 domain-containing protein produces the protein MFNSENYFASVDEIAEKARKYLSFVNKTSIVHACQTLSGTYFDTSEKTRYEKAIFNFDGTSVSFNKNTVDSLENSRFSAQKKLWVEDLIQYNLLRYQNEFGSDDYSENGTLPFLKLYQKYTMRDAALLCDYTKIHSSFRGQGLITSAKPDYFLFVNLHKDADIKDSINYADRFITPDHFQWQSPNSTTQNSEVGQNLIRNIERKIRLHLFVRKFEKVENITQPFIYLGQVSTFPGSAEGNKPITMKFALHSRVPDELFNDFITRTDKMGKNSDN, from the coding sequence ATTTTTAATTCAGAAAATTACTTTGCTTCTGTTGATGAAATTGCAGAAAAGGCAAGAAAATACCTTTCTTTTGTGAATAAAACTTCTATCGTTCATGCCTGCCAGACGCTTAGCGGAACATATTTTGACACAAGCGAAAAAACACGGTACGAAAAGGCGATTTTTAATTTTGACGGAACTTCAGTTTCATTCAATAAAAACACGGTCGATTCCCTTGAAAATTCAAGATTTTCCGCACAAAAGAAGCTTTGGGTAGAAGACTTGATTCAATACAATCTTTTGCGTTACCAAAACGAATTCGGCTCAGATGATTATTCTGAAAACGGAACTTTGCCGTTTTTAAAGCTTTACCAAAAATACACGATGCGCGACGCGGCTCTTTTATGCGACTATACAAAAATCCATTCTTCGTTCCGCGGACAAGGACTTATAACTTCCGCAAAGCCAGATTATTTTCTATTTGTGAACCTGCACAAGGATGCGGACATAAAAGATTCAATAAATTATGCTGACAGATTCATAACGCCGGACCATTTTCAGTGGCAGTCGCCAAACAGCACAACGCAAAATTCTGAAGTCGGACAGAACTTAATCCGCAACATCGAAAGAAAAATCCGACTTCATCTTTTTGTACGCAAATTTGAAAAAGTAGAAAACATAACCCAGCCGTTCATTTATCTTGGTCAGGTTTCAACTTTTCCGGGCAGCGCGGAAGGCAACAAGCCAATCACAATGAAATTCGCGCTTCATAGCCGTGTTCCTGACGAGCTTTTCAACGACTTTATAACACGCACCGACAAAATGGGAAAAAACAGCGATAATTGA
- a CDS encoding response regulator transcription factor: MISVISIDDHEMISLGLEQVFSETEDIQVCHFCKTKDEAAAFIGSKSPEELSRTVAMVDIKLETESGFDAADFLVRRGVNCLMYSSFSNAGFVVKTMEHKIKGFVSKNARKAEMLDAVRTVARGGTYIQKDLIPGMMYVSSILVSLTKKERELLDLISEHLPNEIIASRLGISKRTVENYVSRIFDKFNVKNRYELGRYL, from the coding sequence ATGATCAGCGTAATCAGTATTGACGACCATGAAATGATAAGCCTTGGCCTAGAGCAGGTGTTTTCGGAAACTGAAGACATCCAGGTCTGTCATTTCTGCAAGACAAAGGATGAGGCAGCAGCGTTCATCGGCTCAAAATCTCCAGAAGAGCTAAGCCGAACGGTCGCAATGGTTGACATAAAGCTTGAAACCGAAAGCGGCTTTGATGCGGCGGACTTTCTTGTCCGGCGCGGAGTGAACTGCCTTATGTATTCCTCATTTTCAAACGCGGGCTTTGTTGTAAAAACCATGGAGCACAAAATAAAGGGCTTTGTCTCCAAAAATGCCAGAAAAGCAGAAATGCTGGATGCAGTCCGGACAGTCGCACGTGGCGGAACCTACATCCAAAAGGATTTGATTCCCGGCATGATGTATGTAAGCTCAATCCTTGTTTCCCTCACCAAGAAAGAACGCGAGCTTTTGGATTTGATTTCCGAACATCTTCCGAACGAGATAATCGCCTCTCGTCTTGGAATTTCCAAACGCACCGTAGAAAACTATGTCTCCCGCATTTTCGACAAATTCAACGTGAAGAACCGCTACGAACTGGGACGGTATTTGTAG
- a CDS encoding class I SAM-dependent methyltransferase gives MLIKDENIDKGKAFDWGRTSSDYAKYRDIYPKEFYDKIIKRKFCIKGQSVLDIGTGTGVIPRNLYHYGAEWTAADISENQIEQAKLLSIGKKINYFVSSTEDLHFPNETFDIITACQCFWYFKHKVTAPNFHKILKKDGRFLILYMAWLPFDDKIARASEDLVLKYSPNWSGGRETIHQIQIPEIYNEYFQLVHHEEFPLKVHFTRESWNGRIKACRGIGASLSKEEIVAWETEHRELLKQIAPEEFDVLHYAAIAELKKK, from the coding sequence ATGTTAATAAAAGACGAAAATATTGACAAAGGAAAGGCTTTTGACTGGGGACGGACTTCATCGGATTACGCAAAATACCGCGACATATACCCGAAAGAATTTTACGATAAAATTATAAAACGCAAGTTTTGCATAAAAGGACAGTCCGTACTCGATATTGGAACGGGAACTGGAGTTATTCCACGTAATCTTTACCACTACGGTGCAGAATGGACGGCAGCGGACATCTCAGAAAACCAGATAGAACAGGCAAAACTTCTTTCAATTGGAAAGAAAATTAATTATTTTGTAAGCTCCACAGAAGATTTACATTTTCCAAATGAAACTTTCGATATTATAACAGCATGCCAGTGTTTTTGGTATTTCAAACACAAAGTAACAGCTCCAAATTTTCACAAAATACTAAAGAAAGATGGTCGGTTTTTGATTCTTTATATGGCTTGGCTTCCTTTCGATGACAAAATTGCAAGAGCCAGTGAGGATCTTGTTCTAAAGTATAGCCCAAATTGGAGTGGTGGACGAGAAACAATCCATCAAATCCAAATTCCAGAAATCTACAACGAATATTTTCAACTTGTACATCACGAAGAATTTCCACTAAAGGTTCATTTTACTCGCGAATCATGGAATGGACGGATAAAAGCCTGCCGTGGAATCGGCGCTTCGCTTTCAAAAGAAGAAATTGTTGCATGGGAAACAGAACACAGAGAACTTCTTAAACAGATAGCACCAGAAGAATTCGACGTTCTTCATTATGCAGCAATAGCAGAATTAAAGAAAAAATAA
- a CDS encoding type II toxin-antitoxin system YafQ family toxin produces the protein MTYRLIYTSSFKKDVRLAEKRHLDMNALTEVLEWLKSGKKLPEKYCDHQLKGKLKKFRELHIQPTGFWSI, from the coding sequence ATGACATATAGACTGATTTATACATCATCGTTCAAAAAAGATGTTCGTCTTGCAGAAAAGAGACATCTTGACATGAATGCTCTTACAGAAGTTTTGGAATGGCTGAAAAGCGGCAAAAAGCTCCCCGAAAAGTACTGCGACCACCAGCTGAAAGGCAAGCTGAAGAAATTCCGGGAACTGCACATTCAGCCGACTGGATTCTGGTCTATATAA
- a CDS encoding 4Fe-4S binding protein, giving the protein MAGSSRLKKHSRIRLIFQACFAAISNGYIKGFSHGKIFEGGSKAVCLPGMNCYSCPGALGACPIGSLQATLNAREYRISMYVVGLLVIFGIILGRFVCGFLCPFGLVQDLLFKIPFVKKIRRLPGEKGLRWLRFVFLGIFVILLPMFVIDITGLGEPWFCKWICPVGTLEGGVPLVLLDKGMREAAGFIFRWKVLILLITLFSSIIICRPFCRYVCPLGAVYGIFNKISFYRFKIDTEKCTECASCQKICKLDIPVWRNPNSMDCIRCGDCKTVCPNKAIKFTVSNVEK; this is encoded by the coding sequence ATGGCAGGCAGTTCAAGACTGAAAAAACATTCCCGCATTCGTCTAATATTTCAGGCATGTTTTGCAGCCATTTCAAACGGCTACATCAAGGGTTTTTCCCATGGAAAAATTTTTGAGGGCGGCTCGAAAGCTGTCTGCCTTCCGGGGATGAACTGCTATTCCTGTCCGGGAGCGCTGGGAGCCTGTCCGATTGGCTCTCTGCAGGCCACGCTCAATGCCCGCGAATACCGCATCTCAATGTATGTTGTGGGCTTACTTGTGATATTCGGAATTATTCTTGGACGATTTGTCTGCGGTTTTTTATGCCCATTTGGTCTTGTTCAGGATTTGCTTTTTAAGATTCCATTCGTCAAAAAAATCCGTCGTCTTCCGGGCGAAAAAGGTCTGCGCTGGCTGCGCTTTGTATTTCTGGGAATTTTTGTAATCCTGCTTCCTATGTTCGTTATTGATATTACAGGTTTGGGCGAGCCCTGGTTCTGTAAGTGGATTTGCCCGGTGGGAACACTTGAGGGAGGCGTTCCGCTTGTGCTGTTAGATAAAGGAATGCGGGAGGCCGCGGGCTTTATCTTCCGCTGGAAAGTTTTAATCCTATTAATTACGCTGTTTTCTTCTATTATAATATGCCGTCCATTCTGCCGCTATGTTTGTCCGCTCGGCGCAGTTTACGGAATCTTCAACAAGATTTCATTTTATCGCTTTAAAATTGACACTGAAAAATGCACAGAGTGTGCCTCCTGCCAGAAAATCTGTAAATTAGACATTCCCGTATGGCGGAATCCCAACAGCATGGACTGTATACGCTGCGGCGACTGCAAGACAGTCTGTCCCAATAAAGCAATCAAATTCACAGTATCGAATGTAGAAAAATAG
- a CDS encoding sensor histidine kinase gives MTELDLQDLTSALSLYTSFFIFLVVLTFAAFIILMVILIHNIKSRKNPKNNRQFIEETIAVQEEERRRISQELHDTVSQNIKALLLTQKEVKDHCRDTNLLTELEKIISLEKKNQKELRAIIQNLSVPALASIPFKTVINDLCEQFYAQSKIPCKFFVDPDLSLDTFTTEQKHHILRIIQEALNNTRAHAKTEETSVVIRKISDPQKNSNLIRIMIFDDGLGFDSEKQMAPGNATSHFGMSGMEMRAKLLGGNFSVNSSPDTGTEVQLELPLQ, from the coding sequence ATGACAGAGCTTGATTTGCAGGATTTAACTTCCGCCCTCAGTCTTTACACTTCATTTTTTATCTTTCTTGTCGTCCTTACTTTTGCAGCCTTTATCATCCTTATGGTGATTTTGATTCACAACATTAAATCCCGCAAAAATCCTAAGAATAACCGCCAATTTATTGAAGAAACAATTGCCGTGCAGGAAGAAGAGCGCCGCCGCATCAGTCAGGAACTTCACGACACGGTAAGCCAGAACATAAAAGCCCTGCTGCTTACCCAGAAGGAAGTCAAAGACCACTGCAGGGACACAAATCTCCTTACAGAACTTGAAAAAATCATCAGCCTGGAAAAGAAAAATCAGAAGGAACTGAGGGCCATAATCCAGAATCTTTCTGTTCCTGCCCTTGCAAGCATTCCCTTTAAAACCGTCATAAATGATTTGTGCGAGCAGTTTTATGCCCAGAGTAAAATCCCCTGCAAATTTTTTGTTGACCCAGACCTTTCTTTAGACACCTTCACCACTGAACAAAAACATCATATCCTGCGCATTATTCAGGAAGCCTTGAACAATACCCGGGCCCACGCTAAGACCGAAGAAACGAGCGTTGTTATAAGAAAAATTTCTGACCCGCAGAAAAACAGCAACCTGATTCGCATTATGATTTTTGATGACGGACTGGGTTTCGATTCTGAAAAACAGATGGCTCCGGGCAACGCGACTTCTCACTTCGGCATGAGCGGAATGGAAATGCGGGCTAAGCTCCTGGGTGGCAATTTTTCTGTAAACAGCTCGCCAGATACAGGAACCGAAGTACAGCTGGAGCTTCCCCTGCAGTAA